One window from the genome of Streptomyces sp. WZ-12 encodes:
- a CDS encoding helix-turn-helix domain-containing protein, with translation MDNGGQQPDDEEQAEHEPESGILRVFGRQLKRLREWAGMERAEFGARMGYSPSTIASYEQGRRIPPPEFIDEADEVLDARGVLVEMKEEVARARYPAFFRDAARLEAKAVGLHVYATKAVPGLLQTEEYARAVFNMWRPLLDEETVEQRIRGRLDRQKIFACSPPLPTISFVIEEAVLRRPLGGKAVMRGQLEQILLYSQRRNVEIQVMPIEREEHAGLEGPFTLIETHEGRRIAYVEGYKDSRLHTDRKMVRELEEQYGILRAQALPPRESLAFIEKLLGEA, from the coding sequence ATGGACAACGGCGGCCAGCAGCCGGACGACGAAGAACAGGCGGAGCACGAGCCCGAGTCCGGCATCCTGCGGGTGTTCGGACGCCAACTCAAGCGCCTACGGGAATGGGCGGGCATGGAGCGCGCCGAATTCGGCGCGCGGATGGGCTACTCCCCCTCCACCATCGCCTCTTACGAACAGGGGCGGCGCATCCCACCCCCCGAGTTCATCGACGAGGCGGACGAGGTACTGGACGCCCGCGGTGTCCTCGTCGAAATGAAGGAGGAGGTGGCACGGGCCCGCTACCCGGCGTTCTTCCGGGATGCGGCGCGGTTGGAGGCCAAGGCGGTTGGGCTCCATGTGTACGCGACGAAGGCAGTGCCGGGGCTGTTGCAGACGGAGGAGTACGCGAGGGCGGTATTCAACATGTGGCGCCCTCTGCTCGACGAAGAGACCGTCGAACAGCGCATCAGGGGACGGCTCGACCGCCAGAAGATCTTCGCCTGTAGCCCACCGCTGCCCACGATCAGCTTCGTCATCGAGGAGGCAGTGCTCCGCCGCCCTCTGGGCGGTAAAGCGGTCATGAGGGGGCAGTTGGAACAGATCCTGCTGTACAGCCAGCGCCGCAATGTCGAGATCCAGGTGATGCCGATCGAGCGGGAGGAGCACGCTGGACTGGAAGGCCCCTTCACCTTGATCGAAACGCACGAAGGGCGGAGGATCGCCTACGTGGAGGGGTACAAGGACAGCCGCCTGCACACGGACCGGAAGATGGTTCGGGAGCTTGAGGAGCAGTACGGAATCCTCCGGGCGCAGGCGCTCCCGCCCCGCGAATCGCTAGCTTTTATCGAGAAGTTGCTGGGAGAAGCATGA
- a CDS encoding DUF397 domain-containing protein, with translation MTIEETAQTVPELAWFKSSYSTGSGGECIEIASGAATVHIRDSKDVTRSALAVRPATWAEFVNFAIAQTT, from the coding sequence ATGACCATCGAAGAGACTGCACAGACCGTGCCCGAGTTGGCCTGGTTCAAGAGCAGCTACAGCACCGGTTCGGGCGGCGAATGCATCGAGATCGCGTCTGGTGCCGCCACCGTGCACATTCGCGACTCGAAGGACGTGACGCGGTCGGCGCTGGCCGTGCGTCCCGCCACCTGGGCTGAGTTCGTCAACTTCGCCATAGCTCAGACGACTTGA
- a CDS encoding S8 family peptidase has product MSFTRTLRAVGGAVVAGALLFGTAPVASADQMRNDQWPLQKFDAGSIWNISTGKGVTVAVLDSPVDGSHADLTGNVLPGKNLITGSGSADHGTGDEADHGTAMASIIAGHGHGAGGADGVKGLAPDAKILPVAVPDGSTGPFGFGPALRYAVDQGAKVVNMSFGNGESSVSPEEQQAVDYARKHDVLLVAAAGNEGVSTPAIPAAVPGVLAVGAVDEHGDIWKKSNFGPHVKLTAPGVNIRSAGSVVDVNGKYRSANGTSDATAYVSGAAALLRSKFPDLTAGQIANRLIKTASLPADQQGIALPDQHYGYGSINPLSALTKDVPAGSKDGPFPALSGGSSGPSSDPSSAAGDTGGGVKIASHKGLSAPFLILVGVVVLVLLVIVLVVVMVAKKNRRNGPPPGGPGGFGGPGGPGGYMPNQQMPYQQQPGAPGSYPQGPPTQPPGQ; this is encoded by the coding sequence ATGAGCTTCACGCGGACGCTGCGTGCGGTGGGCGGCGCGGTAGTGGCGGGAGCGCTGCTCTTCGGCACCGCGCCGGTTGCTTCGGCAGACCAGATGAGAAACGACCAGTGGCCGCTACAAAAGTTTGACGCTGGGTCGATCTGGAACATTTCAACGGGTAAAGGCGTTACCGTCGCTGTTCTTGATAGCCCAGTGGACGGAAGCCACGCAGACCTCACGGGTAATGTCCTCCCGGGAAAGAACCTCATCACAGGTAGTGGTTCTGCGGACCATGGAACCGGTGACGAAGCAGACCACGGCACAGCGATGGCATCGATCATCGCTGGCCATGGACACGGAGCGGGTGGAGCTGACGGGGTAAAGGGGCTCGCCCCTGATGCAAAGATCTTGCCCGTTGCCGTGCCTGACGGTAGTACAGGGCCATTTGGCTTCGGCCCGGCGCTGAGGTATGCCGTTGACCAAGGCGCCAAGGTAGTCAACATGTCGTTTGGCAACGGTGAATCGAGTGTTTCTCCAGAAGAGCAACAGGCCGTTGACTATGCACGTAAGCACGATGTGCTTCTAGTCGCTGCTGCGGGTAACGAAGGTGTCAGTACTCCCGCAATCCCGGCGGCGGTACCAGGCGTTCTCGCGGTGGGAGCAGTCGACGAGCATGGAGATATCTGGAAGAAGTCGAACTTCGGGCCACACGTCAAGCTGACTGCTCCGGGCGTGAATATCAGGTCCGCAGGTTCCGTCGTTGATGTCAATGGCAAGTACCGGTCGGCCAACGGCACCTCCGACGCCACCGCCTACGTCTCCGGCGCTGCGGCCCTTCTCCGCTCCAAGTTCCCTGACCTGACTGCTGGTCAGATCGCTAACCGCCTCATCAAGACGGCCAGCCTCCCGGCCGACCAGCAAGGCATCGCGCTGCCGGACCAGCACTACGGCTACGGCTCGATCAACCCGCTCAGCGCCCTGACCAAGGACGTTCCCGCCGGTTCCAAGGACGGCCCGTTCCCCGCGCTGAGCGGTGGCTCGTCTGGTCCGTCTTCCGACCCCAGCAGCGCAGCCGGCGACACTGGCGGCGGCGTCAAGATCGCGAGCCACAAGGGTCTGAGCGCCCCCTTCCTCATTCTCGTTGGCGTGGTCGTGCTCGTCCTCCTGGTCATCGTCCTCGTGGTGGTGATGGTGGCCAAGAAGAACCGTCGCAACGGTCCGCCTCCCGGTGGCCCGGGCGGCTTCGGCGGTCCTGGTGGGCCCGGCGGCTACATGCCGAACCAGCAGATGCCGTACCAGCAGCAGCCCGGTGCGCCCGGCTCCTACCCGCAGGGCCCGCCCACGCAGCCTCCCGGCCAGTAG